ATCCTTTCAAGATGCGCATGTACTCAGTCACGTGAGCTTCCGGGCTGAATCTCTCCTCGTAGGTTTTCCTTGCCATCTTGCCCTTGGTCCGCAGCAATTCCCTGTCGCCCCACAGAGCGACCAGCGATTTACTGAGCTCTTGCACATTCCCTGCCTCAAAGAGCATCGAACCCGACTCAGGCGTGAGGATCTCGGGTAGGCCACCTTCTCTCGTCCCCAGGACCGAGACTCCGTACGAGAAAGCCTCCAATGCAGTGGAGGGAGCGTTCTCCGGCCACTCCGAAGGGACGACCATGAGGGCTGCTTGACTCATCAGTGCTCTCAGGTCCTGGCTGGCAAGGAACCCGGGGACGGAGACCCTGTTCTGAACTCCTTCCGACTGGACCCGCGCCCGAAGCTCGCCCTTGAGAGGCCCTTCTCCGACAATCGCGAGTTTGAATCTCTGGTCAACCTTGCTATTGATGAAGGCCTGCAAGAGAGTATGCGGGCCCTTCCTCCTCTCGAGTATTCCGACAAAGACGATGGTCTCGCCTCTCTGGCTCGTCCCGCCAGCTCCCGGTCCTGGATCTGGTACGAATCCCCTGAGCACTCGATGGACTAGGATCCCATCTGTTCGCAGCCGTTCGGCCATGAACTCGCTTGGACAGAGGACCTTGAAGCGCTCGGGAAACTCCAGCACGCGCCGCCCGCGTGCCCTCCATATCTGGGGAGGCCTCCTCCATCTGATCAGACACATCTGGCACAGATATGGATTGAGGCAGATGCGATTGCCAGGCCTGATGAGATTCGACCGCGGACATACAGAATAGTAGTCATGGGCAGTGTAAAGCTGCTGAGGACCAATGATCGCGAACGGTCTTCCGATGAACCCTTTTGTGTTGTGCCAGTGGATGACGTCCGGAGAGAGTCGTTTGGCAGTCGACTCCAGCCAGGTCCTGGCGCGAGAGCTAACTCCGAGGGTTAGGCTGAGCGAGAGCTTCAGCCTCGGCGCCGCAGGTGAGTATTCGTGCCTCATGATTCTCTCCATTCGATCCTCCTGCTGGCTCTGAGGTACATCACCTCGGAGGATGCGGAAGACGGAGGGGTCGTACGCGACGTGGACTTCGTGCCCTCTCCGCGCTAGTTCGTTCGCAAGATAGCCCACGAATATTGCATCTCCTCCCATTTTGTAGGGTGGGAAGTGGGTCGATACCATCAGGAATTTGAAGATCTCCAAGTTTCATTCCCCTGCCGCGTTCCTTTCTCGCGCATGTCTGGTTATTACCTCTTCGTAATATTCTGCGGTCTTGCGCGCCGCGTCGTGCCAATTGTATTTGCCAACCACGGATTCCCTTGCCCTGCGGCCGAGGCTGGTTCTGAGTTCTTTGTCCTCCACAAGCCTGATCAACGAATCGGCTAGGGCATCGGCGTCATCGGTCGGGATGAGCATGCCGTTCGTGCCGTTGTCCACCATCTCGGGGATTCCACCCACTGGTGTGGAGACCACTGCGCACTGGGAAGCCATCGCCTCGAGGATGCAGGACGGGAAGTTCTCGTAGAACGACGGGAGGACGAAGATGTCAGAGAGCGCGTACAGTAGGGGCGGAACGTCGCGGGGAACATGCCCAAGATAAGTCAGGTTGCGGTCAGGTGTGCTGAACTCCGGTTTGTTCCCGGCGCCTGCAAAGATGAAATGGGCGTCGGTCTTGCTGAGGACCTTCGGGATGGCCCTGAGAAGCAAGTCTACACCTTTTCGCGTCGCCATCCTTGAGAGATAGAGCACCTTCGGCATGCCGATCTCAGCAAGTTGCGGAAACCTGGCCCTTGCCTCGCTAGCTCTCGACGGAGAGAAGGTCCGATCCTCCACGCCTATGTCTATCACGCGGATCCTCGATTCCTCTATCCCTTGC
The DNA window shown above is from Candidatus Thermoplasmatota archaeon and carries:
- a CDS encoding glycosyltransferase family 4 protein, which produces MEIFKFLMVSTHFPPYKMGGDAIFVGYLANELARRGHEVHVAYDPSVFRILRGDVPQSQQEDRMERIMRHEYSPAAPRLKLSLSLTLGVSSRARTWLESTAKRLSPDVIHWHNTKGFIGRPFAIIGPQQLYTAHDYYSVCPRSNLIRPGNRICLNPYLCQMCLIRWRRPPQIWRARGRRVLEFPERFKVLCPSEFMAERLRTDGILVHRVLRGFVPDPGPGAGGTSQRGETIVFVGILERRKGPHTLLQAFINSKVDQRFKLAIVGEGPLKGELRARVQSEGVQNRVSVPGFLASQDLRALMSQAALMVVPSEWPENAPSTALEAFSYGVSVLGTREGGLPEILTPESGSMLFEAGNVQELSKSLVALWGDRELLRTKGKMARKTYEERFSPEAHVTEYMRILKG
- a CDS encoding glycosyltransferase family 4 protein, which produces MVELRVLMLTPEFLPVYGGVGNYVLQLAKYFPDDVSVHIVTPRNKGVAGDGAGRKTDSELDLPRNTRVTYLGSASDTFFKNFSFQLNCSQYVPDIVKKDKPDIIHSQSAMPDYLVSPRRLDAPIVTTMHTTVEGHSEALKSASLSSSQLSLSERFVQVLGPALGFLEARYYTNQRYYITVSNWAKKSMVSRQGIEESRIRVIDIGVEDRTFSPSRASEARARFPQLAEIGMPKVLYLSRMATRKGVDLLLRAIPKVLSKTDAHFIFAGAGNKPEFSTPDRNLTYLGHVPRDVPPLLYALSDIFVLPSFYENFPSCILEAMASQCAVVSTPVGGIPEMVDNGTNGMLIPTDDADALADSLIRLVEDKELRTSLGRRARESVVGKYNWHDAARKTAEYYEEVITRHARERNAAGE